One stretch of Lentimicrobium sp. L6 DNA includes these proteins:
- a CDS encoding aminotransferase class III-fold pyridoxal phosphate-dependent enzyme encodes FQSLFKEIHEPYQSLRKSVVHSDANDNNVIVSNDLIHPQVKAIIDYGDAIYTQTINDLAIAIAYAVMNKSDVLEASLPIIKAYYQEFPLLEEELEFLYTLVAMRLVISVTKSAINRQLEPDNTYLLISEKPAWQVLEKWKAISEDLAHYSFRAACGFCPHPKEKEFKNWAAKQNISIQSLFPQIEFEELKKVDMSIESTWMGHESEYLNNQFTEYKLQELKSANKNIIVAGGYLETRPFYITDAYKKESNNGPIYRAVHLGTDLWLEAKTAIHAPLDGEVFSIHHNDADKDYGPTLILKHQTEEGLEFYSLYGHLSLNSLNQIKKNQKVKRGELIAWVGNQEENGNWAAHLHFQLMLSMLDYEYDFPGVSTAKELEIWSSICPDSNLLWKEKNLEEALQKDNEQLIKYRKQHLGKSLSLSYDIPLKMVRGAGAFLLDSSGRKYLDTVNNVAHVGHEHERVVKAGQAQMGILNTNSRYLHENINQFAEELLSTFPQELSVVHFVNSGSEANELALRMCRAYSGQKDMIAVEIGYHGNTNGCIEVSSYKFDGKGGKGAPEHTHIVPLPDAYRGLYQGENCGEKYAAHIQEQVDRIQAKGRNVAGFICESIISCGGQIELPEDYLKTAYSAIRKAGGLCISDEVQVGVGRVGKAFWGFQLHDVVPDIVTIGKPIGNGHPLAAVVCTRAVADAFANGMEYFNTFGGNPVSCAIGREVLRVVKDEKLQQNALEVGEYLKSELEVLSKDFPIIGNVRGQGLFLGFELVDENKNPLPEKAAYLANRMKDLGILMSTDGKDVNVLKIKPPMVFSKENAEELIKRLKVIFTEDFMRE; translated from the coding sequence TTTCAATCTCTTTTCAAAGAAATTCATGAGCCGTATCAATCTCTCAGAAAATCGGTGGTACATAGTGATGCCAACGATAATAATGTGATTGTGAGTAACGATTTAATCCATCCTCAAGTAAAAGCTATCATCGATTATGGAGATGCCATTTATACCCAAACCATTAACGATTTAGCCATTGCCATTGCCTATGCGGTAATGAATAAATCCGATGTTTTGGAAGCTTCATTACCCATTATCAAAGCCTATTATCAAGAGTTTCCTTTGCTGGAAGAGGAATTGGAATTTCTCTATACTTTGGTGGCCATGCGCTTGGTGATTAGCGTTACTAAATCTGCTATCAATAGACAGTTGGAACCCGATAATACTTATCTGCTCATCAGCGAAAAACCAGCTTGGCAGGTATTGGAAAAATGGAAAGCCATTTCTGAAGATTTAGCCCATTATTCTTTTAGAGCGGCGTGTGGCTTCTGTCCACATCCAAAAGAAAAAGAATTTAAAAACTGGGCGGCAAAACAAAATATCTCCATCCAATCGCTTTTTCCTCAGATAGAATTTGAGGAGCTTAAAAAAGTGGACATGAGTATTGAAAGCACCTGGATGGGTCATGAAAGCGAATACCTCAATAATCAGTTCACAGAATACAAATTGCAAGAACTAAAGTCTGCTAACAAGAATATCATCGTAGCTGGAGGATATCTAGAAACTCGTCCGTTTTATATTACCGATGCCTATAAAAAGGAAAGCAATAATGGTCCTATATATCGTGCAGTTCACCTGGGAACAGATTTGTGGTTGGAAGCCAAAACAGCTATTCATGCACCTTTAGATGGCGAAGTCTTTAGTATTCATCATAACGATGCAGACAAAGATTATGGCCCTACTCTCATCTTAAAACACCAAACGGAGGAAGGCTTAGAATTTTATAGTCTCTACGGACATTTGAGCTTAAACTCTTTGAATCAAATAAAGAAGAATCAAAAAGTAAAACGAGGAGAACTGATAGCTTGGGTTGGAAATCAAGAAGAAAATGGCAATTGGGCTGCTCACCTGCATTTTCAACTCATGCTAAGTATGCTAGATTACGAGTATGATTTCCCAGGGGTTTCCACGGCCAAGGAATTAGAGATTTGGTCGAGTATTTGTCCAGATTCAAATTTACTATGGAAAGAAAAAAACTTAGAGGAGGCCCTACAAAAAGACAATGAGCAACTTATTAAATACCGCAAACAACATTTAGGTAAGAGCTTAAGTTTGAGCTATGATATTCCACTGAAAATGGTGAGAGGAGCAGGAGCTTTTCTATTGGATTCTAGTGGAAGGAAATATCTGGACACGGTAAATAATGTGGCACATGTGGGGCATGAGCATGAAAGAGTGGTAAAAGCAGGACAAGCTCAAATGGGCATTCTCAACACCAACTCCCGCTATCTCCACGAAAACATCAATCAGTTTGCCGAGGAATTATTAAGCACCTTCCCCCAGGAATTATCGGTGGTGCATTTTGTGAATTCTGGCAGCGAAGCCAATGAATTGGCCCTCAGAATGTGTCGTGCCTATTCTGGACAGAAAGACATGATAGCTGTGGAAATTGGCTACCATGGAAACACCAATGGATGTATAGAGGTGAGCTCCTATAAATTCGATGGGAAAGGTGGTAAAGGCGCCCCAGAACATACCCATATTGTTCCTTTGCCCGATGCCTATCGTGGGCTTTATCAAGGAGAGAATTGTGGAGAGAAATATGCTGCTCATATTCAAGAACAAGTAGATAGAATACAAGCGAAAGGAAGAAATGTAGCAGGATTTATCTGTGAAAGCATCATTAGCTGTGGTGGGCAAATAGAATTACCTGAGGATTATTTAAAAACGGCCTATTCTGCCATTAGAAAAGCTGGAGGCCTTTGTATCAGCGATGAAGTGCAAGTGGGTGTTGGACGAGTAGGAAAAGCCTTCTGGGGATTCCAGCTTCACGATGTGGTACCTGATATTGTCACCATAGGAAAACCCATAGGAAACGGTCATCCATTAGCCGCTGTGGTTTGCACTAGAGCAGTAGCCGATGCCTTTGCCAATGGAATGGAATATTTCAATACTTTTGGTGGTAATCCTGTTTCCTGCGCCATCGGAAGAGAGGTTCTTAGAGTGGTGAAAGACGAAAAGCTTCAACAAAATGCTTTGGAAGTTGGAGAGTATTTAAAATCAGAATTAGAAGTCTTATCCAAAGACTTCCCCATTATAGGAAATGTGAGAGGACAAGGTTTATTCTTGGGCTTTGAATTGGTAGATGAAAACAAAAATCCACTCCCAGAAAAAGCAGCTTATCTAGCCAATAGAATGAAAGATTTAGGGATATTAATGAGCACCGATGGCAAAGATGTAAATGTATTAAAGATTAAACCACCCATGGTATTTTCCAAAGAGAATGCCGAGGAGTTAATCAAGAGATTAAAGGTGATTTTTACTGAAGATTTTATGAGAGAATAA